A single region of the Nicotiana sylvestris chromosome 6, ASM39365v2, whole genome shotgun sequence genome encodes:
- the LOC138870907 gene encoding uncharacterized protein, with the protein MFFDGAANFKGVGIGAVLVSEIGQHYPLSAKLRFPCTNNMAKYEVCIMGLNLAINVNIQELLLIGDSDLLVHQVQGEWAMKNTKILPYLHHVLKLMKRFTKVEFKHVSRIQNEFADALATLSSIIQHPYKNIIDPVPIRMHNQLAYCAYVEEETYGKPWFHDIKEYLARGEYPDQAKHT; encoded by the coding sequence atgttcttcgatggagctgcaaacttcaaaggagtgggcattggtgcagttttggtatcagaaataggtcaacaCTACCCTTTATCTGCGAAGCtcaggtttccatgcaccaaTAACATGGCAAAATATGAGGTTTGCATCATGGGGCTTAATCTGGCCATCAATGTGAATATACAAGAGTTACTGCTAATTGGTgattcagatcttctggtacatcaggttcaaggagaatgggctatgaAGAACACCAAAATACTACCATACTTGCATCATGTGCTGAAATTGATGAAAAGATTTACAAAGGTAGAATTCAAACATGTatccagaattcaaaatgagttcgcagacgcactggccactttgtcatcaataATACAACATCCATACAAGAATATTATTGATCCCGTCCCAATAAGGATGCATAATCAACTGGCTTACTGTGCCTATGTTGAAGAGGAAACgtatggaaaaccttggttccatgatatcaaggaatatttggcgagAGGAGAATATCCAGACCAGGCAAAACACACTTAG
- the LOC138870908 gene encoding uncharacterized protein encodes MWCDPNYLRNWQNVVHCVKKWKASTFGDLLGKKHKLLARLNGIQTSSHYATSSFLQNLEKELKSAYNDLLLIEDDYWKIRSRIMWLNEGDSNMKYFHICATNRRRRNKINIFKDEAGNWINDPLLIMSYVNNYFKDLFTSSHVITSRKNPINPSSNVGQVDLTTLDGPLQEIEIKRAIFSFKPFKAPGPDGLHPFFYQKYWNIIGPSVVKLCKDIFDSQVDLMKWDPITTSRKSPKFSHLFFADDLTLMAKANKKSCYSIKEGLDYFSKISRQKINLAKSKILFSKNCPEPDIKDITNILGIRKSEFFGTYLGFPILNNTPRPRDYHFIIDKMRSQLVAWKMNFLNIAGRTTLAHSCLNSIPNHYMQYTVLPKKILKNIDKVVNAPPEGDNPLAHIQAGE; translated from the exons ATGTGGTGTGACCCTAATTACCTTAGGAACTGGCAAAATGTTGTCCACTGTGTAAAAAAATGGAAAGCTAGTACGTTTGGGGACTTGTTGGGAAAAAAACATAAGCTATTGGCTCGACTAAATGgtattcaaacatcgagccattATGCAACCAGTAGCTTCCTTCAAAAtctggaaaaagaattaaaaagTGCTTACAATGATCTTCTCTTAATTGAAGACGATTACTGGAAGATTAGATCTAGGATCATGTGGCTAAACGAGGGTGATTCCAACATGAAATATTTCCACATTTGTGCAACAAATAGAAGGAGacgtaataaaataaatatttttaaggaTGAGGCTGGTAATTGGATCAATGATCCGCTTCTTATTATGTCTTAtgttaacaattattttaagGACCTTTTTACCTCCTCCCATGTAATAACTAGTAGGAAAAACCCCATAAACCCTAGTTCAAATGTTGGCCAAGTGGATCTTACTACACTAGATGGACCCTTGCAAGAAATTGAAATCAAGAGAGCTATTTTTTCTTTCAAGCCTTTTAAAGCCCCGGGTCCGGATGGACTTCATCCTTTCTTTTACCAAAAGTATTGGAATATCATAGGTCCTTCTGTGGTGAAGCTTTGTAAAGATATATTCGACAGCCAA GTAGACTTAATGAAATGGGATCCAATAACTACTAGCAGGAAGAGTCCAAAGTTTTCCCACCTGTTCTTTGCAGACGATCTCACTTTGATGGCTAAAGCCAATAAGAAATCGTGTTACTCCATCaaagaaggtcttgactattttagTAAAATTTCTAGGCAAAAAATTAATCTTGCTAAATCcaaaattttgttttcaaaaaattgtCCTGAACCTGACATAAAAGATATTACAAATATACTAGGTATTAGGAAAAGTGAGTTTTTTGGCACCTACTTAGGATTCCCTATATTAAATAACACTCCTAGGCCAAGAGATTACCACTTCATAATTGATAAGATGAGATCCCAGCTAGTTGCTTGGAAGATGAATTTTCTAAATATTGCCGGTAGAACTACACTGGCACACTCTTGTTTAAATTCTATTCCTAACCACTATATGCAATATACCGTACTACCAAAAAAGATTCTCAAAAATATTGACAAG GTAGTTAATGCACCACCAGAAGGAGATAATCCTCTGGCACACATTCAGGCAGGAGAATAA